A genomic region of Bactrocera dorsalis isolate Fly_Bdor chromosome 3, ASM2337382v1, whole genome shotgun sequence contains the following coding sequences:
- the LOC105227697 gene encoding U-scoloptoxin(19)-Sm1a — MSCKVFSYLLSVLLIAQIPINGISAGTDDNEIDNAPEYYLLQGVKVYPADRECALLGGLCVHHSDCLEPTTNRGLCPANKHRGVECCYELPLRPAPCEQHLGICMNTCAEYLQRPGTDCQGGQVCCVLV, encoded by the exons atgtccTGCAAAGTGTTCTCATATCTGCTAAGTGTTCTACTTATTGCACAGATACCGATAAACGGCATCAGCGCCGGCACGGATGATAACGAGATCGACAATGCGCCAGAATACTACT TGTTACAGGGAGTGAAAGTCTATCCGGCCGACCGTGAGTGCGCCCTGCTTGGCGGTTTGTGTGTGCACCACAGCGATTGCTTGGAGCCGACTACGAATCGCGGACTATGCCCAGCCAACAAACACCGTGGCGTGGAATGTTGCTATGAAC TGCCACTGAGGCCCGCACCGTGTGAGCAGCATTTGGGCATCTGCATGAACACCTGTGCCGAGTACCTACAGCGACCCGGCACCGATTGCCAAGGCGGACAAGTCTGTTGTGTCCTAGTCTAA